The Fusobacterium sp. JB019 genome contains a region encoding:
- a CDS encoding autotransporter outer membrane beta-barrel domain-containing protein — protein MKKLICICVILAAQQSIFANSTQELGKIATGEEIVKNTEDILLQNPGEIILKSKEGGTAINEGTITSSNYNEGIRVEDGGKGINSGSIKLLPIPGLGIVGGTGIFVTGKDSVGINDVNGTIDLSQGGTGIRVGETGKGINEGKITVGEMGEGMISYSEIESIEKPLLINKKNGIINVNSNAANAIFLEKNSEGINEGTINIINGTYAINSNWNSKGINKGIIKVTGKKISGGLLATENSDVINEKEGIIIVEGEGKGICAGIYGKETINKGTIRVTKGFGMYQEWDSNGGVNEGLIEVNNGTGMFMENYSLKGVNKKEGIISVKNNGYGMYVKNSHGSYLLNEGEINVDDSIGMFIENTTNCKNTGIINVTSGKGIKAINTNFYNSGIINADGKIAIEMDDSNSILELGAGTFLRGLTDGLKGEDTLVLSDNGTVDVGDNSVHNFEKLVVTGDIIAKGTYNLEVSNGSDYESSASGGYMSYKINDASGVPGDLTVDGTINIGVDYDGIDKAGTDKTGKIIANTISKTSNGHIVLVNKGTTTSNIIDEAKKSDANIDEFRIKGLATVSGAQVVDPTLFETKDLFDVSGNWRTMTVGDRVGLNGSILLDQKYSGSIPMIDLVPATKIIPMTDLVPVTKVTPMIDLVPSTKVTSKILIPRNRVDLDSMETLNKIKNDLVLSNNLDLSIGEDAFTADYLGTKGKSRFMGSKSYNYDYDINTDGVAFTYMYKANKKLSLGTAVSYEKNEVKYNGVRIENISVVAPSQNHTEIIDSYNTEIFTKYENNNLNVVLDLGYGLSNHKAKTNFVSGIKDGKYDSHILKAGIEGSYTFDLENDLTDETKLVPTIGLEYVNVFEESYRYKDSVKLESANGDGYVGTIGLQLKNRKAKISWNYGVTYKYNSEDTFHNKRKVSGYDLEVEKLDYSRKTLSFNFDTEYSVTEDFSLRAGYEYEKNDNYRNNNINLGFTYKF, from the coding sequence ATGAAGAAGTTAATTTGTATTTGTGTAATATTAGCAGCTCAACAATCTATATTTGCAAATAGCACACAAGAACTTGGAAAAATTGCAACAGGAGAGGAAATAGTAAAAAATACAGAAGATATTTTATTACAAAATCCTGGTGAAATTATATTAAAATCAAAGGAAGGTGGGACTGCAATAAATGAAGGAACAATAACAAGTTCTAATTATAATGAGGGAATAAGAGTAGAAGATGGAGGAAAAGGGATAAATTCAGGTAGCATAAAATTATTACCTATTCCAGGATTAGGTATTGTAGGAGGTACAGGAATATTTGTTACAGGGAAAGATTCAGTGGGAATAAACGATGTAAATGGAACTATAGATCTTTCTCAAGGTGGAACAGGAATAAGAGTAGGAGAAACAGGAAAAGGAATAAATGAGGGAAAGATAACTGTAGGAGAAATGGGTGAAGGAATGATTTCATATAGTGAGATAGAATCAATAGAAAAGCCCCTTTTGATAAATAAAAAGAATGGGATTATTAATGTTAATAGTAATGCGGCTAATGCTATATTTTTAGAAAAAAATTCAGAAGGAATAAATGAAGGAACTATAAATATTATTAATGGAACATACGCAATAAATTCAAATTGGAATTCAAAAGGAATAAATAAAGGTATAATTAAAGTTACAGGAAAAAAAATATCAGGTGGATTGCTTGCAACAGAGAATTCTGATGTAATTAATGAAAAAGAGGGAATTATAATAGTTGAGGGAGAAGGAAAAGGGATATGTGCTGGTATTTATGGGAAAGAAACTATCAATAAAGGAACTATTAGAGTTACAAAGGGATTTGGAATGTATCAAGAGTGGGATTCAAATGGAGGAGTAAATGAAGGGTTAATAGAGGTAAATAATGGTACAGGAATGTTTATGGAAAATTATAGTTTAAAAGGAGTAAATAAAAAAGAAGGTATAATATCTGTTAAAAATAATGGTTATGGAATGTATGTTAAAAATTCACATGGAAGTTATTTATTAAATGAAGGAGAAATAAATGTAGATGATAGTATAGGTATGTTTATAGAAAATACTACAAACTGTAAAAATACAGGTATAATAAATGTAACAAGTGGGAAAGGAATTAAGGCTATAAATACTAATTTCTATAACTCAGGGATAATAAATGCTGATGGTAAAATAGCAATAGAGATGGATGATAGCAATTCTATATTAGAACTTGGAGCAGGCACTTTTTTAAGAGGACTAACTGATGGATTAAAAGGAGAAGATACTTTAGTATTATCAGATAATGGAACTGTTGATGTTGGAGATAATTCAGTTCATAATTTTGAAAAATTAGTAGTAACAGGTGATATTATAGCTAAAGGAACGTATAATTTAGAAGTATCAAATGGCAGTGATTATGAAAGTTCTGCTTCAGGTGGATACATGTCTTATAAGATTAATGATGCAAGTGGAGTTCCTGGAGATTTAACAGTTGATGGGACAATAAATATTGGAGTAGATTATGATGGAATAGATAAAGCTGGAACTGATAAAACAGGAAAAATAATAGCAAACACAATTTCAAAGACTTCAAATGGTCATATAGTATTAGTAAATAAAGGAACAACAACTAGTAATATTATAGATGAAGCAAAAAAAAGTGATGCTAATATTGATGAGTTTAGAATAAAAGGACTAGCAACAGTAAGTGGAGCTCAAGTAGTTGATCCAACGTTATTTGAAACAAAAGATTTATTTGATGTGAGCGGTAACTGGAGAACAATGACAGTGGGAGACAGAGTAGGCTTAAATGGTTCTATTTTATTAGATCAAAAATATTCAGGGTCAATCCCAATGATAGACTTAGTACCAGCAACAAAAATAATTCCAATGACAGACTTGGTACCAGTAACAAAAGTAACACCAATGATAGACTTGGTGCCATCAACAAAAGTAACTTCAAAAATATTAATTCCAAGAAACAGAGTTGATTTAGATTCTATGGAAACATTAAATAAAATTAAAAATGATTTAGTGTTATCAAACAATTTAGATCTTAGCATAGGGGAAGATGCATTTACAGCAGATTACTTAGGAACAAAGGGGAAAAGTAGATTTATGGGAAGTAAATCATATAACTATGATTATGATATAAATACAGATGGTGTAGCTTTCACATATATGTATAAAGCAAACAAAAAATTATCACTAGGAACAGCTGTTTCTTATGAAAAAAATGAAGTTAAATATAATGGTGTAAGAATAGAAAATATAAGTGTAGTAGCTCCTAGTCAAAATCATACAGAAATAATAGATTCATATAATACAGAAATATTTACAAAATATGAAAATAATAATCTAAATGTAGTTTTAGATTTAGGATATGGATTATCAAATCATAAGGCTAAGACAAATTTTGTAAGTGGAATAAAGGATGGAAAATATGATTCACATATTTTAAAAGCAGGAATAGAAGGTTCATATACTTTTGATTTAGAAAACGATTTAACAGATGAAACAAAATTAGTTCCAACTATAGGTTTAGAATATGTAAATGTTTTTGAAGAAAGCTATAGGTACAAAGATAGTGTAAAATTAGAAAGTGCAAATGGTGATGGATACGTGGGAACTATAGGTTTACAACTAAAAAATAGAAAAGCTAAGATTAGTTGGAACTACGGTGTAACTTATAAATATAATAGCGAAGATACATTCCATAATAAAAGAAAAGTATCAGGTTATGATTTAGAAGTAGAAAAATTAGATTATAGTAGAAAAACATTATCATTTAATTTTGATACAGAGTATAGTGTCACAGAAGATTTTTCATTAAGAGCAGGATATGAATATGAAAAAAATGATAATTACAGAAATAATAATATAAATTTAGGATTTACATATAAATTCTAA